CTTCACGGTATTCATACGTCGCCCACGCGCGAAGCGGCTCGCCGTTTTGCAAATGGCGATGGACGACCTCTTTTGCCTTCTCCGGTGTCATCAACCGGTACCAGACGCCATCCGGGTAGACGATCATCACACACGCATCTTGACAGCGTCCGTTGCAGCGCGTCCTTGTTGTATGGACAGCGTCGTCAAGCCCAAGGCGGGCGATTTCCTCGCGCACCGCGGTTGTCACGTCATCTCCGCCATGGCGGAGGCACGTCCCTCCGTTGCAAATGAGCACATGATGCTTCATTCCCCGCAAATCCCACGTCGCCACCAAATCCCCCCTTTTGCTAGAATGGTAGAATGAAATGCGGCAGACGGACGGTTTTTCGACAAAAGAAAAAGCACCTCTACAGCAGAGGTGCAGAAAAATGTATACGAAAGCCGTAAACGGCCCAAACAGGGCCCCTAAAGCCGTCATTCTCCCGCACGTCTGCCTATAGTCCCGTAGGCATCCGTCCGATCCAAACAAGGCAGGTCTCCTGACTTAGGATCATCGCTTGGCGGCGTCTTCCCGAAGCATCCTTCAGTGACTTGTTGCCGCAAAGCTCCCCATCACAGTGGCGGGCACCGTGCCGGATTTTCACCGAGCTTCCCTTTTCACCCAAGCCCTAAGCGGGCTAGGCACCTTGTTTGTCTTACCGCCATATATGCGCTGTCATGGAACAAGCATCCGTTTTCATCGTAGTACAACCAATGCGTTGCCGTCAACCGTTTTTTGCCGACAAATCTTTGTTGGCGACGACAACGCCGTCCGCATCAGCGTACACGTACGCCCCTGGCTCCCAGCGGACGCCGCCAAACTCGAGCGCAACGTCGCGTGAGCCTTTTCCCTCTTTTTTGCTTTTCACCGGGCATGTGCCGATCGCCATCACGCCAATCGGCATGGCGCCAATTTCCGCTGAATCGCGGATGCAGCCGTGGATGATGACGCCAGCAAGCCCCCTCTCGCAAGCGATTTGCGCCAGCCGGTCGCCTAATAGCGCGACGCGGCGCGAGCCTTTTCCATCGACCACGAGCACCGTCCCCGGCGGCACCGTCTCCAGCGCTTCTCGGACAAGGACGTTGTCTTCAAACACATCGACCGTCGCAATCGGCCCGGAAAACGCCCGCTTTCCGCCGTACGATTGGAACGGCAACTCGCATACTTGCAACTCGTCTAAAAATTGATCGCATAAATCGGCTGTTTTCATTGTCGCTCTCCCCTTTCATGTTTTGCATTCGCCGTCATTCGCCAAAATCCTTCTGCCTCAGCAGTTTTTTGTCGACGATCTTTCATTCGAACGACTGACACGAACGCGGCGATGTGAACCAAACCATTGTGTGGCCGTCAATCGCTTCGATGTATTCCACCGATCGCATTGAAACCATAAAAAACGGCCCCGCGCCGATATATAGCGGAGACCGTTTTCACCGGCTCAAAGCCCCTCCGGTTTGACCAGACGTTCAGCTGGGCTAGCTGGATTCGAACCAGCGCATCACGGAGTCAAAGTCCGTTGCCTTACCGCTTGGCTATAGCCCAACGTTTTGTTGTCGTTTACAGTATGCGGCATGATAACGCACTTTATGCATCAAACTGAATATCCCTTTGCTTGATGTGCGAAACTATCGGTACAAGCATCCTTTTCCCACTATATCACCTCGTTTTTCCCTCGCACTTGTTTTCCCGATATGATATACTGAAAGGGGAGAGATGTATATGCGCCGGATCACGGTTTTTCGCTTCTATCTTTGCACATTGTTTTTGTTATCGTTGCCGATCGTCTTAGCGGCCGCGGCTGCCTGGCAGCCATCCAGCCAGCCGAAAACCGCCGTCATCGCCCACCGCGGCGCGTCCGGATACGCGCCGGAGCATACGCTCTCATCCTACCGCCTTGCCGCCCGCATGCAGGCGGACTATATCGAAGTCGATGTGCGCGCAGCCAAAGACGGGAAGCTCGTTGCTCTGCATGATGCGACGCTCGCCCGGACGACAAATGCCGAAACGGTCTACCCGCGCCGTGCTCCGTGGCGGGTAAATGATTTTTCGTTCGCTGAACTGAGGCGGCTGGATGCCGGGTCGTGGTTTCATCCACGCTTTGCCGGCGAGCGCATCCCGACGCTTGATGAGGTGATTCAGATGCTGAAAGCGGAGCGTGTGGAAGCCCCGTTGTACATCGAAACGAAACAGCCCGGCATCGAAGAGGCGGTCGTCCATCTATTGAAAAAACACGGTTTCCTGCAACAGCGCCGCGTCATGTTTCAATCGTTCCACCCGGAAAGCTTGCAAGCGCTCCGGCCGCTCATCCCGCACGGCATTCGGCTCATTCAATTGGTCGACGAGAAGGAAGCGCACAGCGGCCGCGACGAGCTGCTGCAACAAATCGCCGTCTATGCCGATGGCATCGGCTTGCCGCTTTCGGCCGTCACCGAAGAGTGGGT
Above is a window of Geobacillus thermoleovorans DNA encoding:
- a CDS encoding glycerophosphodiester phosphodiesterase family protein, coding for MRRITVFRFYLCTLFLLSLPIVLAAAAAWQPSSQPKTAVIAHRGASGYAPEHTLSSYRLAARMQADYIEVDVRAAKDGKLVALHDATLARTTNAETVYPRRAPWRVNDFSFAELRRLDAGSWFHPRFAGERIPTLDEVIQMLKAERVEAPLYIETKQPGIEEAVVHLLKKHGFLQQRRVMFQSFHPESLQALRPLIPHGIRLIQLVDEKEAHSGRDELLQQIAVYADGIGLPLSAVTEEWVRAAHGRGLIVHVYTVNEPHDLARLCAMGVDGLFTDYPDRPGRIAACRRLPRH
- a CDS encoding (2Fe-2S) ferredoxin domain-containing protein; the protein is MATWDLRGMKHHVLICNGGTCLRHGGDDVTTAVREEIARLGLDDAVHTTRTRCNGRCQDACVMIVYPDGVWYRLMTPEKAKEVVHRHLQNGEPLRAWATYEYREDGLTRLGGTESVIGVRKRRT
- the rraA gene encoding ribonuclease E activity regulator RraA encodes the protein MKTADLCDQFLDELQVCELPFQSYGGKRAFSGPIATVDVFEDNVLVREALETVPPGTVLVVDGKGSRRVALLGDRLAQIACERGLAGVIIHGCIRDSAEIGAMPIGVMAIGTCPVKSKKEGKGSRDVALEFGGVRWEPGAYVYADADGVVVANKDLSAKNG